Genomic segment of Seriola aureovittata isolate HTS-2021-v1 ecotype China chromosome 1, ASM2101889v1, whole genome shotgun sequence:
CTATAAATTAAAAATCCCAACTCTGTTGTTGATTAATAGGTATACGATATGATATGAACTGTTAATGTATTCTGTAGCTGTACATTCATGAGGTAAGAAAGACCCGCCTTATTTTTTCTGGTTAAATTACCACATGAAACGTGGTTTCAGACCACCGGTAATAATAGAAATTATGTATAATGGACAGTTCATGCCGGGGTAACTGCCAGAACAATCATCAATTATGTTACCCTGAGGCCGACAGGAAGGACGTTAACATAAGAGCTGCTCCAGGACGGCCTGTATCCgctctgaaaacacagcagtacGAGCACAATACTTTTAGAGAAGTGGATAAACAGAGCATGTGTCTGTACAGGACACTTGCTGCAGTGTGACTCAGTCTTGACCGAACGGATAGTACCGACGAAACCTATTTCTCTCTGAATGGGCGAATGCCAGGTATCCATTACTACCTCACGGTCGAGCAGACGCGAAATAGCTCCCCCGTCTCAACATGCAGTGTCAGGGAGACAAGCACAGACCTGATTCAGCAAGCAAGACCTCCTGCTTTAAATTCCTGACTGTTGCATAACGTAGCATCTGACTAGTACATCAGATCTGGAAACCCCTGATTTGTTCCTGCTGACTGAAACCTCTGACAATGACCTACTGAGCTCAGGAACGAGAGCCGAGGCTCCATTTTACTACAAGAATCTTAAACCTAATATGATCTTAGTCCCCTTGAGAGTCTATGAGCTGAGATCGTCTGCTTTTTGGAGAAGGGAGCTGTGAACAGTCACAACAGCACTGTGGCAAAACAGCCAAATGTTACCTACAGATCCTGAGTTTCATCattagaaaaatatacaaatgtatCCCGTCAACTAAACCCTGTAAAACGTGCAAACAACACTCGCAGTTTGGCAGGCAGGAAAACTGACTCAGCATTCATGATCTTTCAGTGGACAACACCGAACCaagaagcagctgctgacagGTGTCCGTCATTTGAATGAAGCAAAAGTCAGCCGTCACACCCAGAATGAACACCGTCTGACTGGATGCCATGCTCAACAAGAACACGTCTGACTGGACCGTTAGGGGCAGGACAGATCCAGGCCACATACTGGCAGTGAGCGTTCACAGCCTGGTCTCAAAGAGTGTCACCTCACCTTACTTCCTCTTCTTTCAGCCTGCGTGCAGCCTGCTTTGACTGTTTGATTTGCAAGTCCAGTCTGTGTAAGAAGTCTTTGGCTGACAGCTCCTCTGGCTGAGGCTGGGGCGGTTTGGAGTCCTCGGGGGGCGGGGAAGGTGCAGGCGAGGGTCCCTCAACATCCTGCGTCACAATACAAGGTGCGTCTACCTCCTGGCATGCTGCTTCACCGTCCCCGTCGGGGGACTCCAGAGACAGTCCATTAAATATGGAGCGCTTCTCTGACACCACGGGGATGTTGAGGCTGTTCCTCAAGAAGATGCAGTCGTTGCTGAACAGCTTGTTGGCTCTCTTGATTTGCTCCATCTGCCATATCAGGGTGACAACGAAAAGGAGAGTGTTAATAATTCTTCTCTGTAATTACCACTGTGACAAGTatcacttctgtttttgtcaCAAAACACGCATGCTATATGAATAGAAAAAGTTTGTGAAACGTAACCtgtttttttccaacataaaaTGCTACTAATAATGTGTCCAGCTGGTCAGTCTTTGCATCTGTTAAATTCCTTGCAAgtgaaacaaaagtaaaaggCTTTTAGCAGATACTTACATTCTTAACTTCTTAGTCAAATCTATCTAGAAAGTAACTAGAGGATTGATGGATTAACCTGTCAGACGTTTCTGGGGCAAAATCTTTTGCTGCTGAAGTTAATTGGGTAGTAatacatttaatcaaattataaCCAACTGACACACAGTGAACCTGAGGGTTTTGAGGCCACTGGGGGTCTGAGGATCTTGGGTCACAGCACAGTTGCCACTTTGCCCGTTTCATAATCCGGCCTTGGCTGGAGACCTATGCGTGCAGACTTGATAAACCTTCCACCTTGGCTCACCTGTCCGGACTGCTTTGACTTTGAAATTTGTGAACAGGAGCAGCAACTGGAGTTTTTTGAGACATCTAAAAAGGAATATTGCCTGTCGCCTAAACAATAATGATCCTGCTGCATTTATTGTGAGCTCTCACACCTGCCACCTCTTCTCCCTTCAATAGTCAAGGAACACGTTGTGAAAACGAAAGTAAAAAATCAAGGCAGCCCCCTGCTCCTACTAGGTGATGCGAAATACAGAAAGAATTTGATGGTGAAACTCTAAAGATCACCAGCTGTCGCAACACCAGAGTAAACTGCTCAGAGGCTTTCAGAAGGCATTTCTGGCCTAAAGTTTATTTAGGTCCGTTAGTTGACTTTAAAGTTGAATCAAACCATAGTGTGCTGACAGATCAATGAACACAGAAGTACACTTTACTGTTTGCCCATATAGCAAATTGACATGATGTTGTGGGAATCCTCTTGTCAATGAAGAGACTAGTGGTACAGTGAAGTACTCCTGGTTTCTTAATCAGTCAGATATCACTGACAAGGTGAACATCAAGCCCAACTATCCCCGCAGTGCTTGTGTGGCAACCTTACCGTAACACCGTATTTGAGAGCAATCCCTTGCAAGGTATCACTGTCTGTAACCCGATGCTCTATGTACTTCTCCCCCAGAGAGGCTGTGACACTGGCCGTGCTACCGTACGAGCGGATCTTGGTCCGGGCCAAGCTTTGGGACAGTTCGCTTTCTGACTCGGAACCGGACCTGGACCGAGGGAAGATGGGCTGGCCAAATCGTCCTCCTCCATCCCGCATCGGCAGGACGGGCGAGAACTCCGCCATCTTCtcttgaataaataaagagcCCGGTTGCCTCTGTTTGTTTCAACGCTCCAGCTGACTCGCCGCAGTGAAGTAAATCGCTGGTTTAAGCGGCAGGGAGATTCCCATCCCCGGTCTTGTTCGGCGTGTCAACCCAGGGGATAACAGACATGTTTCGGGGACCACTACCTCACGGCTCGCTTTTGTCATAGATCCCTTACGTTGACGTAAAACCGTACGGAGCGTCAGAACGTCCAGGAGGAACGTCATTAATACAGTTTCCGGTTgcactttcaaaataatttacGATACTGATTATAAATCTGCTATATATTAGTTTACATTCCCTGGCCTAGCTTTTAGACTTAAGTTATATTAGCTAAAGAAGCAAATTTTAAACATTGTGTGTAATAATATTAGCTCAAACTACTTGTTGATCACTAACTAATACAAAACTGGTCCAACTATTTGGACTCAGACTTATGCTGATTATCCGGAGATACTTGCTGTTAATTGGATTGATTTGTAAAATAGCAGTAATTAAAGTAAACAGCCTCATTAGATACAATGAAAGGTCCTTAGGTCCAAGATTACGTTGGTTATTAGTTAACCCACTTTTCTTGTGTAACAAAGTAGGATTGGAGAGATCTTTTCACATTGGGTGGAAACATTCAGCAGGTCTCTGTGACCACTAACCACTGCATGTGACATCTGGAGCCAATGCTGTAAATTCAGGATCACTTTGGATGGAGTCTGCGGGGAACCTGGTTCACAGTCCCATGACCAGCCTTGCAGGAAAATAACGTGTTTTCGTTTATCACCACATGGTAAAACCTGTGTATAAGGGATTTTCCCAAGCTGGCATATGAGTGTCATAAATTCTGCCAAATGAGgaactgactgacagactgtttATTCACTAAATAGAGTTTTTCCATATTCCCTGCCattatacaaacacaacattcacCTTTATTTTTAGAatggaaataaagaataaaattgaAGTGATAgagttacagtaaaaaaaaaaaaaaaaaacttgtacagaaaataaaacagttttttatagttatgaaaaaatatatataatatacagtatataatctTACAATCCATCTGCAGTATCCATATTTCCTCCTTCAAAACCATGTTTCAACCCATATGATAGGGCTtcaaatgctaaaataaatactggCATGTTCATGTGCATAGTTGCTGTATGTTTTCCATTCTGCCTGTACTGTTTTAAATCAGTCtaattttgatttcatttgtttaattataccaataattaaattttcagttttcagcacATTAAGGGTTTCATTGTATGGCACTGTCAACAGCCTGAGCAATAACACTGATGACAGCAAACATAAATTACTTTTTCTACAATatgacatgtaaataaaaatctcCATTATCTCATCTTTTCTTTGTACATGGTATGATGAAAACCTGTATCTCTTATCATTATCAGATATCAACCTGCAGCTTATGTGGTAGTACTGCGTCCTGTGAGGACACTGTAAACCGAAGAGCAACAGGTCAGTTAATCATTGTAGAAGGATAAATGAAAGCTCATAAATGAACAAGAAGATAAATCCAGGGTTCAATAACCAAGTTATGTGACAACCAATCTGTGAACTCGTTGTGAAGGGCAGAACTCCTCTCATCATGTATTCATTGCTGGATGGTAGCTGGTGGAAATTTTCAATGCCTCCTGTCCCTGTCATCTTCACACTTGCTATGGTTCATGTTTATTCACAGTCCAAATGAATTTTCTGAAGCTGTTTGTCCTTTTTGGATTGCTGTGTTAGGAAGATGAAGCCATGGAATAACTCACTGATAAAATAAAGTGCTGGCAGTAGAAAGCAATCATGGTACAAGTACTAAGTAATTTTAATGTAGTGTTGTTGAAGGGTAGTAATATGTAGCCTAATTTGACGGAGCATACACAAATTCAACACAAAGACTGCAGGTGCTACTTAAGGATGCCTAGGTTGTACCTGCATGAAATCTAATTTGCTGAGGAACAAATACTGGGGAGCAGCAAGTGGATTCAGGATCCCCGAATGATTAATTTATTCAATTAGTCTCTCTTGGTTATAGATGATCCTGCTGTAAACTCACTGGCTGGCATTTTCTTATGGAAATCAGGTCATTAAACTTATGTAATAGTACAAAGACAGACCAGGAGGAGGGCGCTCAACATAT
This window contains:
- the lysmd2 gene encoding lysM and putative peptidoglycan-binding domain-containing protein 2, with the translated sequence MAEFSPVLPMRDGGGRFGQPIFPRSRSGSESESELSQSLARTKIRSYGSTASVTASLGEKYIEHRVTDSDTLQGIALKYGVTMEQIKRANKLFSNDCIFLRNSLNIPVVSEKRSIFNGLSLESPDGDGEAACQEVDAPCIVTQDVEGPSPAPSPPPEDSKPPQPQPEELSAKDFLHRLDLQIKQSKQAARRLKEEEVRSNEESYTAPTTSYQEI